A portion of the Adhaeribacter radiodurans genome contains these proteins:
- a CDS encoding heme exporter protein CcmB yields the protein MSEKYKVLFKEVSYLVQKDFLLELRQKYAFNGMLLYVGSTVFVCYLSFRLRFANLEVPVWNALFWIILLFTSVNAIAKSFIQENRGRLLYYYSLVSPQGIILAKIVYNTVLMLVLALICYVFYAIVLGNPVQDDALFLLTIVLGALGFSTSLTMISSIAAKASNSSTLMAVLSFPVIIPMLLMLMKLSKNAIDGLDRSVSVDELLTLLAINLIVVSVSYVLFPYLWRS from the coding sequence TTGTCCGAAAAGTATAAGGTGTTGTTTAAAGAGGTAAGCTACTTAGTACAAAAAGATTTTTTGCTGGAATTGCGGCAGAAATATGCCTTTAACGGCATGTTGTTGTATGTGGGCAGTACCGTTTTTGTCTGTTATTTAAGTTTCCGGTTGCGGTTTGCTAATTTAGAAGTGCCGGTCTGGAATGCTTTATTCTGGATAATTTTACTTTTTACTTCGGTAAATGCCATTGCCAAAAGCTTTATTCAGGAAAACCGTGGCCGGTTGCTTTATTATTATTCTTTAGTAAGTCCGCAAGGGATTATTCTGGCTAAAATTGTATACAATACAGTACTCATGTTGGTGCTGGCACTTATCTGCTATGTTTTTTACGCCATAGTACTAGGTAATCCTGTGCAGGATGATGCGCTGTTTTTGTTAACAATTGTATTAGGAGCCTTGGGTTTTTCTACTTCTTTAACCATGATTTCGAGCATTGCTGCTAAAGCATCCAACAGCAGTACCCTAATGGCGGTATTAAGCTTCCCAGTAATTATTCCTATGCTGCTTATGCTCATGAAATTATCGAAAAATGCCATTGATGGTTTGGACCGTTCGGTAAGTGTAGATGAATTGTTGACTTTATTGGCTATAAACCTGATAGTGGTGAGTGTATCTTATGTTCTGTTTCCGTATTTATGGCGAAGTTGA
- a CDS encoding CcmD family protein: MLKYLFILLLLISAEQNVTLAQTAESVTTVQATTEAGNPEVAMADTLRRDGKIYVVVAVIITVLAGLILYLIRLDRKVARLEQQYRS; this comes from the coding sequence ATGCTTAAATATCTATTTATATTATTGCTGCTGATTTCTGCCGAACAAAATGTTACACTGGCTCAAACGGCCGAAAGTGTTACTACGGTACAGGCGACCACTGAAGCAGGAAACCCGGAAGTAGCAATGGCCGATACTTTACGCCGCGATGGTAAAATTTACGTGGTAGTAGCAGTAATTATTACCGTTTTGGCTGGTCTGATTCTGTATTTAATAAGACTTGATCGGAAGGTAGCCCGATTAGAACAACAGTACAGAAGCTGA
- the ccsA gene encoding cytochrome c biogenesis protein CcsA, protein MINTFIGDLGHASVIVAFVAAIVAALAYFMAAKGKPLGETDKNWRNLGRGAFYVHTIAVLSIIFSLFNIIYNHRYEYYYAWSHSSNYLPTHFMISCFWEGQEGSFLLWIFWHTLLGLAIIRFNKKWEAPTMAVFAFVQLFLTSMILGIVIGDLKIGSSPFILLRDFMSDAPVFKLNPNFIPKDGTGLNPLLQNYWMVIHPPTLFLGFAITLVPFAFAIAGLWKREYTSWIKPALPWNLFGGLILGVGIMMGAYWAYETLNFGGYWNWDPVENAVYIPWLVLIAALHTLVIYKRSKHALRTSFILVITTFLLVLYATFLTRSGILGNASVHSFTDLGLSGQLFAYLAAFVVLSIVLLVRHWATIPATEKELTTYNSEFWVFIGVAILCLGAFQVLVTTSIPVYNSFLGFIGIKSNMALPADQIAHYTKFQLWMGVGIAIFSGLAQLLWWQKNDKSKVLNALAVPAILTLLFVSLVYMLGKIGLIPKVNTFSYFVLLFVSVFSIFANISMVLTLIRRKVKLSGGAIAHIGIALMLFGILFSSGYSNIISKNTSGLLYSRDFPDDINRDNVLLFRNEKVPMGPYDVAYRGRYFEVKDFPEYVNKQLLFQLADEHKALVRSDIKYKDKIYFKTGDTVNVYPENTYYQIEFKNRETGKAFTLYPRAQVNPEMGFIASPDIKMFSDKDLYTHVRVAADDKEKQWSELKEQDLAIGDTLYLNDYFAVLKAIEPTKDVKGTQLGPNDVAVQADFIISGEDKDYHAHPVFVIKDNLVGRIPDEIEDLGLRLTFLNIDTKNNKFKVGVNTTQKDYIILAAVEKPFINILWIGTIIMSVGFGMAIVKRYREAKTVVNPDAGSSKKRAVRNKQMA, encoded by the coding sequence GTGATAAATACGTTCATCGGTGATCTGGGGCATGCAAGTGTGATTGTAGCTTTTGTAGCAGCAATAGTAGCCGCATTGGCTTACTTTATGGCAGCTAAAGGTAAACCTCTCGGCGAGACAGATAAAAATTGGCGCAACCTGGGGCGAGGTGCTTTTTACGTTCATACTATTGCGGTATTAAGCATTATTTTTAGTTTGTTTAATATTATTTATAACCACCGCTACGAATATTATTACGCCTGGAGCCACTCTTCCAATTACTTACCCACCCATTTCATGATTTCCTGTTTCTGGGAAGGCCAGGAGGGAAGTTTTTTGCTTTGGATTTTCTGGCATACCTTACTGGGCTTAGCCATTATCAGGTTTAATAAAAAGTGGGAGGCGCCTACTATGGCGGTTTTCGCTTTTGTGCAATTATTCCTTACTTCTATGATCCTGGGCATAGTAATAGGTGATTTAAAGATAGGTTCATCGCCGTTTATTCTCCTGCGTGATTTTATGAGTGATGCACCGGTATTTAAACTTAATCCGAACTTCATTCCGAAAGATGGCACTGGCCTGAATCCATTACTGCAAAATTACTGGATGGTAATTCACCCGCCAACCTTGTTCCTGGGCTTTGCAATTACCTTAGTGCCTTTTGCTTTTGCTATTGCCGGCCTTTGGAAGCGCGAATACACTTCCTGGATTAAACCTGCCTTGCCCTGGAATTTATTTGGGGGATTAATTTTAGGGGTGGGTATTATGATGGGCGCTTATTGGGCCTACGAAACCTTAAATTTTGGTGGTTACTGGAACTGGGACCCGGTAGAAAATGCCGTTTATATTCCTTGGTTAGTATTAATTGCGGCATTACATACGCTGGTTATTTACAAGCGGAGCAAGCATGCTTTGCGCACTTCGTTTATTTTAGTAATTACTACATTTTTACTAGTACTCTATGCTACCTTTTTAACCCGTAGTGGTATATTAGGAAATGCTTCTGTTCATTCTTTTACTGATTTAGGTTTGTCCGGACAATTGTTTGCCTACCTGGCAGCTTTTGTGGTACTATCAATTGTTTTATTGGTTCGTCACTGGGCAACTATTCCTGCTACCGAAAAAGAATTAACTACTTACAATAGCGAGTTTTGGGTATTTATTGGAGTGGCTATACTGTGCTTGGGAGCCTTCCAGGTTCTGGTTACCACATCTATTCCGGTTTATAACTCATTCCTGGGCTTTATCGGTATTAAATCAAACATGGCTTTACCCGCCGATCAGATTGCACATTACACGAAATTTCAGTTATGGATGGGCGTAGGGATTGCTATATTTTCCGGGCTGGCACAGTTGCTTTGGTGGCAAAAGAACGACAAGTCTAAAGTGCTAAATGCTCTGGCAGTTCCAGCTATTTTAACTTTGCTTTTTGTAAGTCTGGTGTATATGCTGGGCAAAATAGGTTTAATTCCTAAAGTAAATACCTTCTCTTACTTTGTGCTGCTATTTGTATCGGTATTTTCCATATTCGCTAATATTAGTATGGTGCTTACCTTAATCCGGCGGAAAGTAAAATTATCGGGTGGTGCCATTGCGCACATTGGTATTGCCTTAATGTTATTTGGTATTTTATTTTCGTCGGGTTACTCTAACATTATTTCGAAAAACACTTCGGGCTTGTTGTATTCCCGCGATTTTCCGGATGATATAAATCGGGATAACGTGCTGTTGTTCCGGAACGAGAAAGTACCAATGGGACCTTATGACGTAGCTTACCGAGGGCGCTATTTTGAGGTGAAAGATTTTCCGGAATACGTAAATAAGCAATTATTATTTCAATTGGCGGATGAGCATAAAGCTCTGGTACGGTCAGATATTAAGTATAAAGATAAAATTTACTTTAAGACTGGCGACACCGTAAACGTGTATCCGGAAAATACTTATTATCAGATTGAATTTAAAAACCGGGAAACGGGCAAAGCCTTTACACTTTATCCCCGAGCGCAGGTAAATCCCGAAATGGGCTTTATTGCCTCTCCGGATATAAAAATGTTTTCGGATAAAGATTTATACACCCACGTACGGGTAGCTGCCGACGATAAAGAAAAACAATGGAGTGAATTAAAAGAACAGGATCTGGCAATTGGTGATACTTTGTACCTGAACGATTATTTTGCGGTATTAAAAGCTATTGAACCAACTAAAGATGTAAAAGGTACCCAACTGGGTCCAAACGATGTGGCCGTACAAGCCGATTTTATTATTTCCGGCGAAGACAAAGATTACCACGCTCACCCGGTTTTTGTAATCAAAGATAACTTGGTAGGACGTATTCCGGACGAAATAGAAGATTTAGGCTTACGCCTGACTTTCCTGAACATTGATACTAAAAATAATAAGTTTAAAGTGGGTGTAAATACCACGCAGAAGGATTACATTATTTTAGCCGCGGTAGAAAAACCGTTTATCAATATTCTTTGGATAGGCACTATAATTATGTCAGTAGGTTTTGGAATGGCCATTGTGAAGCGCTATCGGGAAGCCAAAACCGTAGTTAACCCCGACGCGGGCAGCTCTAAAAAGCGTGCCGTGCGTAATAAACAAATGGCTTAA
- a CDS encoding cytochrome c maturation protein CcmE domain-containing protein: protein MKRSHIIAIGIIALAIGIIISSAGDASMYVSFKEARELASEGKTSKVHVVGRLKKDAQGHIVGMEYNPVLDPNYFSFVLVDTLHNEQRVVYFQPKPQDFERSEQVVIMGSMKKDSFVADKILLKCPSKYVEKEIKQTASL, encoded by the coding sequence ATGAAAAGATCGCATATTATTGCTATTGGCATTATTGCATTAGCTATTGGTATTATTATTTCTTCGGCCGGCGATGCCAGTATGTACGTTTCGTTTAAAGAAGCTCGCGAACTAGCTTCTGAAGGCAAAACCAGCAAAGTGCACGTAGTAGGGCGTTTAAAAAAAGATGCCCAGGGCCATATTGTGGGGATGGAGTACAATCCGGTGTTGGACCCAAATTATTTCTCGTTTGTATTAGTAGACACCTTGCATAATGAACAACGGGTGGTGTATTTCCAACCAAAACCGCAGGATTTTGAGCGCTCAGAACAGGTAGTAATTATGGGTAGTATGAAGAAAGATTCTTTTGTAGCTGATAAGATATTACTTAAGTGTCCGTCGAAATACGTCGAGAAAGAAATTAAGCAAACAGCAAGCTTATAA
- a CDS encoding TonB-dependent receptor, whose translation MKKLILLLTLLSTSVLAFAQQGTLAGKVKDKKTGEPIIGAVVFITGSNKGSTTDLEGNYSIQIDPGVYKITASYVSYKPQNFESVQITAGKATTLDIAIEEATTQLGGVTITGTKQTNTDITLIKELKQSEVVVSGVSGEQITKSLDRDAAETVKRIPGVTVMNDRYIYVRGLSERYNTVMLNDALTPSTESDTKAFSFDILPTSVIDRIMIYKGGSPELPGEFGGGVIKVYTKNFADQNSTTLNISGSYRNNTTFNNFASYTGGKTDFLGFDDGSRTLPGSFPENLNEANNSAITTAARSLLNTWLPTNKSALPDLRMSLGLTRRMDIGDVKISNLTSLSYSNTRQSYNALRKDYLEYNPATQSSSLAYSFHDQQSNANVRLGVIHNWGVRFNNRHKLEFRNLFNQLGSSQVTERQGTDQTNGVQEQRNYALRYESRTIYSGQLQGTHTLPNLKNTFTWTTGYSYTNRNEPDYRRVRTQREAGSNEAFAVLIPTVPSLRDASRFYSKLNENIVMASGQFEHLFGQPDSTSGEIENASKLRVGFYTENKKRDFNARYMSYAPGSNYNIGLVYEPLDQIFSQQNIDNGNLLLNEGTSPSDHYTASNLLVAGYTGINLPLGVKFNLSGGVRAEYNRQQLHSRRLGGAPVEVNNPITRVLPSFNLTYNLTTKSLLRWSSSLSVNRPEFRELAPFTYYDFNTNFEITGNPNLKTPTIYNTDIRYELYTNPTEIISFGAFYKYFQKPIENTFENTNAANSYTFGNSDFSTSYGIETEIRKSLLDLSESKFVQNISLVLNATLIKSQVNLGDLATIQDKKRAMMGQSPYILNSGIYYQDDDRKWQVNLLYNVVGKRIFIVGNSQNPTVYEMPRNVLDLTLTKGIGERFEIKAGIQDLFNQKFRLTQDSDSNAKINKIDESIYEYRRGQYTTFGISYKL comes from the coding sequence ATGAAAAAATTAATTCTACTCCTTACCTTACTAAGCACCAGTGTGCTCGCTTTTGCCCAACAGGGCACCTTAGCCGGAAAAGTGAAAGACAAAAAAACCGGCGAACCTATTATTGGAGCAGTAGTTTTTATTACTGGTTCCAACAAAGGTTCTACCACCGATCTTGAGGGCAATTACTCCATCCAGATTGATCCTGGCGTTTATAAGATTACCGCTTCTTACGTATCGTACAAGCCGCAAAATTTTGAAAGTGTTCAAATTACTGCTGGTAAAGCCACTACTTTAGATATAGCCATTGAAGAAGCTACCACGCAACTAGGGGGAGTAACAATTACCGGTACCAAGCAAACTAACACTGACATTACTTTAATTAAGGAATTAAAGCAAAGTGAAGTAGTAGTAAGCGGAGTGTCCGGGGAACAAATTACTAAATCGCTGGACCGAGATGCCGCTGAAACGGTAAAACGGATTCCGGGGGTAACGGTAATGAACGACCGTTATATTTACGTGCGGGGTTTAAGTGAGCGCTACAACACGGTTATGCTCAACGATGCTTTAACCCCTAGTACCGAATCCGATACCAAAGCGTTTTCATTTGATATTCTGCCGACCAGTGTTATCGACCGGATTATGATTTATAAAGGTGGTTCTCCAGAACTACCCGGAGAATTTGGTGGGGGTGTTATTAAAGTTTACACGAAAAATTTTGCTGATCAAAACAGCACTACTTTAAACATTTCCGGCTCTTACCGTAATAACACTACCTTCAATAATTTTGCTAGTTACACGGGAGGTAAAACGGACTTCTTAGGATTTGATGATGGTTCCCGGACCTTACCCGGCTCTTTTCCGGAGAATCTGAACGAAGCGAATAATAGCGCTATTACCACTGCTGCCCGTAGTTTACTCAACACCTGGTTACCCACCAACAAATCTGCCTTACCTGATTTAAGAATGTCGCTGGGATTAACCCGCCGCATGGATATCGGGGATGTAAAAATTAGTAATCTTACTTCTCTCTCCTATTCTAATACCCGTCAGTCTTATAACGCTTTGCGTAAGGATTATTTGGAATATAATCCAGCTACTCAAAGTAGTTCGTTGGCTTATAGCTTCCATGATCAGCAATCAAACGCTAACGTACGGTTAGGGGTAATTCATAACTGGGGAGTTCGGTTTAACAATCGTCATAAATTAGAATTCCGCAACTTATTTAATCAATTAGGCAGCAGTCAGGTAACTGAACGCCAGGGAACTGACCAAACCAACGGAGTACAGGAGCAGCGCAATTACGCCTTACGTTACGAAAGCCGCACTATTTATTCGGGCCAATTACAAGGAACACACACCCTGCCTAATTTAAAAAACACATTTACTTGGACAACCGGTTATTCTTATACCAACCGGAACGAGCCAGATTACCGCCGGGTACGCACTCAGCGCGAGGCCGGTTCTAACGAAGCTTTTGCGGTATTAATCCCAACCGTGCCCAGCTTACGCGATGCCAGCCGCTTTTATTCTAAATTAAACGAAAACATTGTAATGGCCAGTGGCCAATTCGAACATTTGTTTGGTCAGCCAGATTCTACGTCTGGTGAAATTGAAAATGCGTCGAAACTCCGGGTAGGTTTTTATACCGAAAACAAAAAACGCGATTTTAATGCCCGTTATATGTCGTACGCGCCTGGCTCCAACTATAACATTGGCTTAGTTTACGAACCTTTAGATCAGATCTTCTCCCAGCAAAATATTGATAATGGCAACCTACTATTAAATGAAGGCACTAGCCCTAGCGATCATTACACTGCTTCTAACTTATTAGTAGCTGGTTATACGGGCATTAATTTACCACTCGGAGTTAAATTTAATTTATCTGGTGGGGTTCGGGCTGAATACAACCGTCAGCAATTACACAGTCGCCGTTTAGGTGGTGCTCCGGTAGAAGTAAATAACCCTATTACCCGGGTATTGCCTTCTTTTAACTTAACCTACAATCTAACGACTAAATCGTTATTGCGTTGGAGTTCTAGTTTGAGTGTAAACCGTCCTGAATTTAGAGAACTAGCCCCATTTACTTACTATGACTTCAACACAAACTTCGAGATTACTGGTAATCCTAATTTAAAAACGCCAACTATTTATAATACCGATATCCGGTACGAATTATATACCAATCCTACTGAAATTATTTCCTTTGGCGCATTCTATAAGTATTTCCAAAAACCAATCGAAAATACTTTCGAAAATACCAACGCAGCTAATTCCTACACTTTTGGCAACTCCGATTTTTCGACCAGCTACGGGATAGAAACTGAAATTCGCAAATCGCTGCTGGACCTTTCAGAATCTAAATTCGTGCAAAACATCTCTCTGGTTTTAAATGCCACTTTAATTAAGAGCCAGGTAAACTTAGGCGATTTAGCCACTATCCAGGATAAGAAGCGGGCTATGATGGGCCAGTCTCCTTACATCCTTAATTCAGGAATTTACTACCAGGATGATGATCGTAAATGGCAAGTAAACCTGCTTTATAACGTAGTGGGCAAACGCATCTTTATTGTGGGTAATTCTCAAAACCCCACGGTATACGAAATGCCCCGCAATGTTCTGGACCTGACTTTAACAAAAGGTATCGGCGAGCGCTTTGAAATAAAAGCGGGTATTCAGGATTTATTTAATCAAAAATTCCGCCTGACTCAAGATTCGGACAGTAATGCCAAGATTAATAAAATCGACGAGTCTATTTACGAATACCGTCGCGGCCAATATACTACGTTTGGTATCTCCTATAAACTATAA
- a CDS encoding T9SS C-terminal target domain-containing protein, which translates to MKKLQSWALLILIAVASFACDDNDSSNPVTPKTEFKVTEANGMTEVEGSTAQDFTFSASKKYLLKGFVYVQSGATLTIEPGTIIKGDKASKATLIIERGGKIMAEGTSSKPIVFTSAQVKGSRKSGDWGGIILLGDAPINLPNGTGKIEGGVDREYGGTNATDNSGSLKYIRIEFGGIAFQPDNEINGLTLGGVGSGTTLDYIQVSHSGDDSFEWFGGTVNAKHLVAYKTVDDMFDTDNGFSGKLQFLVGMSDPAVADVSGSNGFESDNDAQGSAATPKTSATFSNVSLFGPKANPEAAATDYNSNFKRGMHIRRNSSISVYNTLVAGWPTGLLLDDQSGNSSTTEANATSGSLKIKNVVIAGSGSKALTVFAGDATVTPNKPASTFDLAAFFNATGNNNSLIADYATLNLLNAFNQTAPNFLPAAGSVLLTTGATTGLDPFFENANYVGAFGTTDWTAGWTNWNANEVEY; encoded by the coding sequence ATGAAAAAATTACAAAGCTGGGCATTGCTTATCTTAATAGCCGTGGCCTCTTTTGCTTGCGACGACAACGATAGTTCAAACCCGGTAACACCTAAAACTGAATTTAAGGTTACCGAAGCCAATGGTATGACCGAGGTTGAGGGATCAACCGCTCAGGATTTTACTTTTTCAGCTTCTAAAAAATACCTTTTAAAAGGCTTCGTGTACGTACAGAGTGGTGCTACTTTAACTATTGAACCCGGTACCATTATTAAAGGCGATAAAGCTTCTAAAGCTACTTTAATTATTGAACGCGGTGGCAAAATCATGGCGGAGGGTACGTCTTCTAAACCAATTGTTTTTACTTCGGCTCAAGTTAAAGGTAGCCGTAAATCCGGCGACTGGGGAGGAATTATTTTATTAGGTGATGCACCTATAAACCTACCCAATGGTACTGGTAAAATTGAAGGAGGGGTAGATCGGGAATATGGCGGTACCAATGCTACTGATAATTCGGGTAGCTTAAAATACATACGGATTGAATTTGGTGGTATTGCGTTTCAGCCGGATAATGAAATTAATGGCCTAACCTTGGGTGGGGTTGGCTCCGGCACAACTCTGGATTATATTCAGGTGTCGCACAGTGGTGACGATTCTTTCGAGTGGTTTGGTGGCACCGTTAATGCCAAGCATTTAGTAGCTTATAAAACCGTAGACGATATGTTTGATACCGATAATGGCTTCTCGGGCAAATTGCAGTTCCTGGTAGGCATGAGTGATCCGGCTGTAGCCGATGTATCGGGTTCTAATGGCTTTGAATCTGATAACGATGCGCAAGGTTCTGCCGCTACTCCTAAAACTTCGGCTACCTTCTCCAACGTTTCTTTATTCGGTCCTAAAGCTAACCCGGAAGCTGCTGCTACCGATTATAACTCCAATTTTAAAAGGGGCATGCACATTCGCCGGAACAGCAGTATTTCGGTTTATAATACTTTAGTTGCGGGCTGGCCAACTGGTCTATTACTCGACGATCAAAGCGGTAATAGCTCTACCACCGAAGCTAATGCTACTTCTGGTTCTTTAAAAATAAAAAATGTAGTTATTGCGGGTTCTGGTTCTAAAGCTTTAACCGTGTTTGCCGGGGATGCTACCGTTACCCCTAATAAACCCGCTAGTACCTTTGATTTAGCTGCTTTCTTTAATGCAACAGGTAATAACAACAGCCTTATTGCCGATTACGCCACTTTAAATTTACTAAATGCTTTTAATCAAACAGCTCCTAACTTTTTACCGGCTGCCGGTTCTGTTCTGCTAACTACCGGTGCTACTACCGGCCTTGATCCATTCTTCGAAAATGCCAATTACGTAGGTGCTTTCGGAACTACCGATTGGACTGCCGGCTGGACCAACTGGAATGCCAACGAAGTAGAATATTAA
- a CDS encoding arsenite methyltransferase → MKTAEELKQIVKEKYSEIALQSKVQNESSCCGATCGCATDITIMAEDYSKLKGYQSEADLGLGCGLPTEYAHLKVGDTVLDLGSGAGNDCFVARSIVGETGKVIGVDMTEAMIQKAKINAEKLGFTNVEFRLGEIEDLPLAANRVDVVVSNCVLNLVPNKEQAFKETFRVLKPKGHFSISDVVLEGELPAGLQKAAEMYAGCVSGAIQQEEYLGIINAVGFENVQVQKKRLITLPEDLLINYLSEEELKAYQDSGTGIYSITVYAEKPNSSCCTAGTGCC, encoded by the coding sequence ATGAAAACTGCAGAAGAACTAAAGCAAATTGTAAAAGAAAAGTACAGCGAAATTGCCCTGCAAAGCAAAGTGCAAAACGAAAGCTCCTGTTGCGGCGCTACTTGTGGTTGTGCTACCGATATCACTATTATGGCCGAAGATTATTCAAAATTAAAAGGTTACCAATCGGAAGCTGATTTAGGTTTGGGTTGCGGGTTACCTACTGAGTACGCGCACTTAAAAGTAGGTGATACTGTACTGGACTTAGGCTCGGGGGCGGGTAACGATTGTTTTGTGGCTAGGTCTATTGTAGGTGAAACCGGCAAAGTTATAGGCGTAGATATGACCGAGGCCATGATTCAAAAAGCAAAGATAAATGCAGAAAAATTAGGCTTTACCAACGTGGAGTTTCGCTTAGGAGAGATTGAAGATTTGCCGCTAGCTGCTAACCGGGTAGATGTGGTAGTAAGCAATTGCGTGTTAAACTTAGTGCCCAATAAAGAACAAGCATTTAAAGAAACCTTCCGGGTATTAAAACCAAAAGGTCATTTCAGTATTTCGGATGTGGTGCTGGAAGGCGAATTACCAGCCGGTTTACAAAAAGCGGCAGAAATGTACGCTGGTTGTGTTTCCGGAGCTATTCAGCAGGAAGAATACCTGGGCATTATTAACGCAGTAGGTTTTGAGAATGTGCAGGTACAGAAAAAAAGGCTGATTACTTTGCCGGAAGATTTACTTATTAATTATTTATCTGAAGAAGAACTAAAAGCTTATCAGGACAGCGGCACTGGTATTTACAGCATTACGGTTTACGCCGAAAAACCCAATTCTTCGTGTTGCACTGCTGGTACGGGCTGTTGCTAA
- a CDS encoding metallophosphoesterase family protein, whose amino-acid sequence MRIALFSDIHANLPALEATLANMDEQNLDALYCLGDLVGYATWPNEVVTEIRRRKIPTIAGNYDEGVGQNIPECGCAYKTDFERELGQQSINYTNSIVTQETRNYLRMLPRHLRVTFMDKSEEANKIEMLLVHGSPRKINEYLFEDRTEKSFLRMMEEAQTDLLFFGHTHKPYHRVLPYEREGKTRYRHAINIGSVGKPKDGDPRSCYVILELTPESSLNNPESIKVEFVRVAYDIEKAATAIEESPLPNEFAGMLRNA is encoded by the coding sequence ATGAGAATAGCTCTTTTTAGTGATATCCATGCCAATCTTCCTGCTTTAGAGGCCACGCTGGCCAATATGGACGAACAAAACCTGGATGCTCTTTATTGTTTGGGCGACCTAGTTGGCTATGCTACCTGGCCCAACGAAGTAGTAACTGAAATCCGAAGAAGGAAAATTCCCACTATAGCGGGTAATTACGACGAAGGAGTTGGGCAAAATATTCCTGAATGTGGTTGTGCTTACAAGACTGATTTTGAAAGAGAATTAGGCCAACAATCGATTAATTACACAAATAGTATTGTAACGCAGGAAACCCGAAATTACCTGCGGATGCTACCACGGCATCTGCGGGTAACATTTATGGATAAATCTGAAGAAGCCAATAAAATAGAAATGCTGTTGGTGCATGGTAGTCCGCGTAAAATTAATGAGTACCTGTTTGAAGACCGAACGGAAAAAAGTTTTCTACGGATGATGGAAGAAGCACAGACAGATTTATTGTTCTTTGGTCATACGCACAAGCCCTACCATCGGGTTTTACCTTATGAGCGCGAAGGGAAAACCCGTTATCGGCACGCCATTAATATTGGTTCGGTAGGTAAACCAAAGGACGGTGATCCGCGCAGTTGCTACGTTATTTTGGAGCTAACACCAGAGAGTTCATTAAACAATCCGGAAAGTATTAAGGTAGAATTTGTGAGGGTAGCTTATGACATAGAAAAAGCCGCAACCGCCATTGAAGAAAGTCCTTTACCAAATGAATTTGCCGGTATGTTACGAAATGCCTAA
- the ccsA gene encoding cytochrome c biogenesis protein CcsA has translation MKLTWWKILTVLLLFYTIIAGLLNKVPHLAILNETIRNIYFHVPMWFGMIIILTISVVYSIKYLRIPSVRNDTVAESAAKVGVLFGVLGIITGMEWARFTWGEFWSNDPKQNASAIGLLIYFAYLVLRSSFAEQQQRARISAVYNIFAFAALIPLLFILPRLTDSLHPGNGGNPGFSSYDLDNNMRMVFYPAVIAWTMLGVWMVNVKTRIELLQHKFHEQHA, from the coding sequence ATGAAATTAACTTGGTGGAAAATATTAACGGTTTTGTTGCTGTTTTACACAATAATTGCCGGTTTATTGAACAAGGTGCCGCACTTGGCAATCCTTAACGAAACAATCCGCAATATCTACTTTCACGTGCCTATGTGGTTCGGTATGATTATTATTCTGACTATATCAGTAGTGTATTCCATTAAATATCTCCGGATTCCTTCGGTGCGGAACGATACGGTTGCTGAATCAGCCGCCAAAGTGGGCGTTTTATTCGGAGTGCTGGGTATTATTACTGGTATGGAGTGGGCCCGGTTTACTTGGGGAGAGTTCTGGAGTAACGACCCAAAGCAAAATGCTTCGGCTATTGGCTTACTAATTTACTTTGCTTATCTGGTACTGCGCAGTTCGTTTGCCGAGCAGCAACAGCGGGCCCGTATTAGTGCCGTTTACAATATTTTTGCTTTTGCTGCCCTTATTCCGTTGTTATTTATATTACCGCGCTTAACCGATTCGCTGCACCCTGGCAACGGCGGTAACCCTGGTTTTAGCTCTTACGATTTAGATAATAACATGCGGATGGTTTTTTATCCGGCAGTAATTGCCTGGACCATGCTGGGCGTTTGGATGGTAAACGTAAAAACCCGGATCGAACTTCTTCAACATAAATTCCATGAACAACATGCTTAA